In one window of Episyrphus balteatus chromosome 3, idEpiBalt1.1, whole genome shotgun sequence DNA:
- the LOC129916321 gene encoding uncharacterized protein LOC129916321 isoform X1 — MTIKEYSINNLLIKSYSFKYMKNVFPKADETLLLDILANSDNNVQKASETLIAMGYVKRDEECNKIIPLRPMVYTEEEKNQMKIRLQEKFKEIAERIISMALESVNYSEDRATQILQIVHDEDECRAKKDADALQCALDEDSCVDGIQGGSNKLVLKTKFFCSYNVKEKNINYYN; from the exons ATGACCATAAAAGAGTACAGTATAAATAATCTACTTATCAAATCCTATTCTTTTAAATACATGAAGAATGTATTCCCAAAAGCTGATGAGACTTTGCTTCTCGATATTCTTGCCAATTCTGACAATAATGTCCAAAAGGCTTCGGAAACACTTATTGCGATGGGCTATGTCAAACGAGATGAAGAGTgtaataaaataattccattgcGCCCGATGGTATACACCGAGGAAGAAAAGAACCAAA TGAAAATTCGACTTCAAGAAAAGTTCAAAGAAATTGCTGAACGAATAATATCCATGGCTCTAGAAAGTGTTAATTATTCAGAAGACAGAGCTACACAAATATTACAAATTGTACATGATGAAGACGAATGTCGGGCCAAAAAAGATGCTGATGCATTACAATGTGCATTAGATGAAGATTCTTGTGTTGATGGAATCCAAGGTGGAAGTAACAAGTTAGTTCTCAAAACAAAGTTCTTTTGTTCATATAacgttaaagaaaaaaatattaattattataattaa
- the LOC129916321 gene encoding uncharacterized protein LOC129916321 isoform X2, protein MTIKEYTDETLLLDILANSDNNVQKASETLIAMGYVKRDEECNKIIPLRPMVYTEEEKNQMKIRLQEKFKEIAERIISMALESVNYSEDRATQILQIVHDEDECRAKKDADALQCALDEDSCVDGIQGGSNKLVLKTKFFCSYNVKEKNINYYN, encoded by the exons ATGACCATAAAAGAGTACA CTGATGAGACTTTGCTTCTCGATATTCTTGCCAATTCTGACAATAATGTCCAAAAGGCTTCGGAAACACTTATTGCGATGGGCTATGTCAAACGAGATGAAGAGTgtaataaaataattccattgcGCCCGATGGTATACACCGAGGAAGAAAAGAACCAAA TGAAAATTCGACTTCAAGAAAAGTTCAAAGAAATTGCTGAACGAATAATATCCATGGCTCTAGAAAGTGTTAATTATTCAGAAGACAGAGCTACACAAATATTACAAATTGTACATGATGAAGACGAATGTCGGGCCAAAAAAGATGCTGATGCATTACAATGTGCATTAGATGAAGATTCTTGTGTTGATGGAATCCAAGGTGGAAGTAACAAGTTAGTTCTCAAAACAAAGTTCTTTTGTTCATATAacgttaaagaaaaaaatattaattattataattaa